The Aquitalea magnusonii region CTTCTCTGCGCTTGCCGCCCCGGTTGCCATTGGCTATCAGGCCCCATTGACCGGTGAATATGCCCAGTATGGCAACCAGTTTCGTAATGCCGCCAATCTGGCACTGGATGAATATAATCAGACACATAAAGCCGCGCCGGTGGTCATCAAGTTTGCCGACAGCAAGGGTGATGCACTGGAAGGCGTGTCGATTGCCCACAAGTTTTCCGACGACAATTCCATTGTCGGGGTAATCGGCGATTTCTCCTCCACGGTATCCATTGCCGCGGGCAAGGTATATGCCGAAACCCATCTGGCTCAGTTGTCGCAAACTGCCTCGCATCCGGATTTCGTCAAGATCAGCCCCTGGCAATTCCGCAATATCATCACCGAGGCATTCGAAGGGCCGTATAACGCCCGCTGGATCAGCCAGAACAATATCAAGAAGGTGGCCGTCATCAGCATCCAGAACGACTGGGGCCAGACCGCCAGCAAGAATTTTGCCAAATCCTTCAAGGACGCCGGTGGCGAAGTCACCGCGCTGGAAAGCTTCAATCCGGGTACCCGCGATTTTCGCGCCATCCTGACTAAGGTGGCCCGCACCCGCCCCGATGCCATTTATCTCGCGCTGATGTATGAAGACGGCGCGGCCTTGCTGCAGCAAAAGCAGCAACTGGGCTTCAATGTGCCGGTATATGGCTCGTCCTCGATGTACGAGAAAA contains the following coding sequences:
- a CDS encoding ABC transporter substrate-binding protein; the encoded protein is MFAASQYHKALLVAAFSSVSFSALAAPVAIGYQAPLTGEYAQYGNQFRNAANLALDEYNQTHKAAPVVIKFADSKGDALEGVSIAHKFSDDNSIVGVIGDFSSTVSIAAGKVYAETHLAQLSQTASHPDFVKISPWQFRNIITEAFEGPYNARWISQNNIKKVAVISIQNDWGQTASKNFAKSFKDAGGEVTALESFNPGTRDFRAILTKVARTRPDAIYLALMYEDGAALLQQKQQLGFNVPVYGSSSMYEKKLIQLAGPAAEGVKISTTFTASSKEPNVQAFVKAYQARYHVEPSMFAGQAYDATRIMLNAIAKAGGEKASREAVRNALAATKDFPGVTGKTTFDPVTREPAKSLSRLQIRNGDFTAVAN